Within the BD1-7 clade bacterium genome, the region ATTTGTAAATCGAAACACGTTAGAAGGATCACGCAAAAACATCTCTGCGCACTATGATCTCGGCAATGACTTTTTTCAGGTTTTTCTCGACAAAAGCATGATGTATTCCGCGGCAATATATCTGTCTGAAAACACCGCATTACCACAAGCATCCATTCACAAATTGGATCTTATTTGTCGAAAACTGCAATTGCAGCCGTCAGATCACTTGGTAGAAATTGGGACAGGATGGGGCGGCATGGCTATTCATGCGGCGACACACTATGGCTGCCATGTAACGACCACGACTATCTCACAACGCCAGTACGATTATGCAAAGTCAGAGATAGAACGCCTGGGCCTGCAAGACAAAATCACTCTATTGCTCAAAGACTACCGCGAGCTCACCGGCACCTACGACAAACTCGTTTCGATTGAAATGATTGAAGCTGTAGGCCATGAATACTACGACAGCTACTTCAAAACCTGTTCTTCGTTACTCAAACCCGAAGGCGTAGCCTTGATACAGGCTATCACTATCGATGATCAACGTTTTGAAGCGTCTAAAAAATCGCTCGATTTTATTCAACGATATATTTTCCCTGGTGGCTGCTTACCCAGCAACGAAGTCATCAGCCGCTATGTGAGCCAAGCGACCGATATGCATATCTACGACTTACACGATATCACCCAAGATTACGCGCGCACCTTACACGACTGGCGTCAGGCCTTCCTAGCCAACATCGATCAGGTGAAAGCAATGGGCTTCGACGATGTATTCTGCCGTATGTGGGAATACTACCTCGCCTACTGCGAAGGAGGCTTCACTGAGCAAGTGATTCACACTGCCCAATTTGTGATGGCAAA harbors:
- the ufaA1 gene encoding Tuberculostearic acid methyltransferase UfaA1, translated to MTSAKALEQTLSSRTKPSLWDDIAYKQLISHFSRITQGRIVIRFENDTHESGQNQHDAAVTAVIQVHDKLVFRHIMLSGIVGAAEMYMLGKWSTPDLVSVIRVMCLNLNILNQVNQQQSLIRKSVLRFARFVNRNTLEGSRKNISAHYDLGNDFFQVFLDKSMMYSAAIYLSENTALPQASIHKLDLICRKLQLQPSDHLVEIGTGWGGMAIHAATHYGCHVTTTTISQRQYDYAKSEIERLGLQDKITLLLKDYRELTGTYDKLVSIEMIEAVGHEYYDSYFKTCSSLLKPEGVALIQAITIDDQRFEASKKSLDFIQRYIFPGGCLPSNEVISRYVSQATDMHIYDLHDITQDYARTLHDWRQAFLANIDQVKAMGFDDVFCRMWEYYLAYCEGGFTEQVIHTAQFVMAKPQARHLKSLRM